A window from Gasterosteus aculeatus chromosome 14, fGasAcu3.hap1.1, whole genome shotgun sequence encodes these proteins:
- the LOC144382908 gene encoding regulator of G-protein signaling 3-like isoform X1, protein MMQCVLSFISPQLSSGSPCSCEVSPEGTKKKKSKNLAKDMKNRLAFLRRRNESPGSNPASKLDKSMKSVKPTPEEALKWGDSLDKLLTHKYGLAAFRAFLRTEFSEENLEFWLACEEYKKVKSQSKMASKAKKIFAEYIAIQSCKEVNLDSYTRDHTKDNLQNVTRSCFELAQRRIYGLMEKDSYPRFLRSELYVDLINQKKASSTSTSSSS, encoded by the exons ATGATGCAGTGTGTGCTCTCCTTCATCTCCCCCCAGCTGAGCTCCGGATCCCCCTGCAGCTGTGAGGTCAGCCCCGAaggaacaaagaagaagaaatccaaGAACCT GGCCAAAGACATGAAGAACCGGCTGGCTTTCCTGCGGAGGAGGAATGAATCCCCAGGAAGCAACCCAGCCAGCAAGTTAGACAAATCCATGAAGTCAGTCAA GCCCACCCCGGAGGAAGCACTGAAATGGGGGGACTCACTTGACAAGCTGCTGACTCACAAAT ATGGCCTGGCAGCGTTCAGAGCTTTCCTTCGCACCGAGTTCAGCGAGGAGAATCTGGAATTCTGGCTCGCCTGCGAAGAATACAAGAAGGTCAAGTCGCAATCCAAGATGGCGTCAAAAGCCAAAAAAATCTTTGCAGAGTACATCGCCATCCAGTCTTGTAAAGAG GTAAATCTGGATTCGTACACCAGAGACCACACTAAGGACAACCTGCAGAATGTGACGCGCTCCTGCTTTGAGCTGGCGCAGAGGCGGATATACGGGCTGATGGAGAAAGACTCATACCCCCGCTTCCTGCGCTCAGAACTCTACGTGGACTTAATCAACCAAAAAAAGGCCAGCTCCACCTCGACTTCATCTTCCTCATAA
- the LOC144382908 gene encoding regulator of G-protein signaling 3-like isoform X2, with translation MFHTMVDFSEKYLERAKDMKNRLAFLRRRNESPGSNPASKLDKSMKSVKPTPEEALKWGDSLDKLLTHKYGLAAFRAFLRTEFSEENLEFWLACEEYKKVKSQSKMASKAKKIFAEYIAIQSCKEVNLDSYTRDHTKDNLQNVTRSCFELAQRRIYGLMEKDSYPRFLRSELYVDLINQKKASSTSTSSSS, from the exons ATGTTTCACACTATGGTTGATTTCTCAGAGAAGTACCTGGAAAG GGCCAAAGACATGAAGAACCGGCTGGCTTTCCTGCGGAGGAGGAATGAATCCCCAGGAAGCAACCCAGCCAGCAAGTTAGACAAATCCATGAAGTCAGTCAA GCCCACCCCGGAGGAAGCACTGAAATGGGGGGACTCACTTGACAAGCTGCTGACTCACAAAT ATGGCCTGGCAGCGTTCAGAGCTTTCCTTCGCACCGAGTTCAGCGAGGAGAATCTGGAATTCTGGCTCGCCTGCGAAGAATACAAGAAGGTCAAGTCGCAATCCAAGATGGCGTCAAAAGCCAAAAAAATCTTTGCAGAGTACATCGCCATCCAGTCTTGTAAAGAG GTAAATCTGGATTCGTACACCAGAGACCACACTAAGGACAACCTGCAGAATGTGACGCGCTCCTGCTTTGAGCTGGCGCAGAGGCGGATATACGGGCTGATGGAGAAAGACTCATACCCCCGCTTCCTGCGCTCAGAACTCTACGTGGACTTAATCAACCAAAAAAAGGCCAGCTCCACCTCGACTTCATCTTCCTCATAA
- the LOC144382908 gene encoding regulator of G-protein signaling 3-like isoform X3: MAKDMKNRLAFLRRRNESPGSNPASKLDKSMKSVKPTPEEALKWGDSLDKLLTHKYGLAAFRAFLRTEFSEENLEFWLACEEYKKVKSQSKMASKAKKIFAEYIAIQSCKEVNLDSYTRDHTKDNLQNVTRSCFELAQRRIYGLMEKDSYPRFLRSELYVDLINQKKASSTSTSSSS, from the exons AT GGCCAAAGACATGAAGAACCGGCTGGCTTTCCTGCGGAGGAGGAATGAATCCCCAGGAAGCAACCCAGCCAGCAAGTTAGACAAATCCATGAAGTCAGTCAA GCCCACCCCGGAGGAAGCACTGAAATGGGGGGACTCACTTGACAAGCTGCTGACTCACAAAT ATGGCCTGGCAGCGTTCAGAGCTTTCCTTCGCACCGAGTTCAGCGAGGAGAATCTGGAATTCTGGCTCGCCTGCGAAGAATACAAGAAGGTCAAGTCGCAATCCAAGATGGCGTCAAAAGCCAAAAAAATCTTTGCAGAGTACATCGCCATCCAGTCTTGTAAAGAG GTAAATCTGGATTCGTACACCAGAGACCACACTAAGGACAACCTGCAGAATGTGACGCGCTCCTGCTTTGAGCTGGCGCAGAGGCGGATATACGGGCTGATGGAGAAAGACTCATACCCCCGCTTCCTGCGCTCAGAACTCTACGTGGACTTAATCAACCAAAAAAAGGCCAGCTCCACCTCGACTTCATCTTCCTCATAA